From one Nocardioides scoriae genomic stretch:
- the upp gene encoding uracil phosphoribosyltransferase has protein sequence MRLHVVDHPLVSHKLTTLRDRDTASPEFRRLTEELVTLLAYEATRDVRVEPTRIQTPVSPAEGIVLSRPRPLVVPILRAGLGMLEGMMRLVPTAEVGFLGMVRNEETLEASTYAERLPADLSGRQCYVLDPMLATGGTLAAAIRFLTDRGADHITCICLLVAPEGVANLEQGLEGLEVPVTVVTAAQDERLDERGYIVPGLGDAGDRLYGLAH, from the coding sequence ATGCGCCTGCACGTCGTGGACCACCCGCTGGTCTCCCACAAGCTGACCACGCTCCGCGACCGCGACACGGCCTCCCCGGAGTTCCGGCGGCTGACCGAGGAGCTGGTGACGCTGCTGGCCTACGAGGCGACCCGCGACGTGCGCGTCGAGCCGACCCGCATCCAGACGCCGGTCTCTCCCGCCGAGGGCATCGTGCTGAGCCGGCCCCGACCGCTGGTGGTGCCGATCCTGCGGGCCGGTCTCGGCATGCTCGAGGGGATGATGCGGCTGGTCCCGACCGCCGAGGTCGGCTTCCTCGGCATGGTGCGCAACGAGGAGACGCTCGAGGCCTCGACGTACGCCGAGCGCCTCCCGGCGGACCTGTCGGGCCGGCAGTGCTACGTCCTCGACCCGATGCTGGCCACCGGCGGCACCCTCGCCGCGGCGATCCGCTTCCTCACCGACCGCGGCGCCGACCACATCACCTGCATCTGCCTGCTGGTCGCGCCCGAGGGCGTGGCCAACCTGGAGCAGGGCCTGGAGGGCCTCGAGGTGCCGGTCACCGTGGTGACGGCGGCCCAGGACGAGCGGCTCGACGAGCGCGGCTACATCGTGCCCGGGCTCGGCGACGCGGGCGACCGCCTCTACGGCCTGGCCCACTAG
- a CDS encoding tRNA adenosine deaminase-associated protein: MVEITDAEVQEIDVAVVAYRDEGTWHLAELPDEALGSVESIGQELRRYPDRDGALALISVAEDFSLLVRSRGAGAGVRVLLSDASAATDWHLARSATDHLGLEVEEDDEDEVGPAGDLGIVSDLGVDATEMGELLDDDELFPDEVLSEVADAAGFGPRFDLLAGLED, encoded by the coding sequence ATGGTGGAGATCACCGACGCGGAGGTCCAGGAGATCGACGTGGCCGTCGTGGCCTACCGCGACGAGGGCACCTGGCACCTTGCCGAGCTGCCGGACGAGGCCCTGGGCAGCGTCGAGAGCATCGGCCAGGAGCTGCGTCGCTACCCCGACCGCGACGGCGCCCTGGCGCTGATCTCGGTGGCGGAGGACTTCTCGCTGCTGGTGCGCTCGCGCGGCGCCGGCGCCGGCGTGCGGGTGCTGCTGAGCGACGCCTCGGCCGCGACCGACTGGCACCTCGCCCGCTCGGCCACCGACCACCTCGGCCTCGAGGTCGAGGAGGACGACGAGGACGAGGTCGGACCCGCGGGCGACCTCGGCATCGTCTCGGACCTCGGCGTCGACGCCACCGAGATGGGCGAGCTGCTCGACGATGACGAGCTGTTCCCCGACGAGGTGCTCAGCGAGGTGGCCGACGCCGCGGGCTTCGGGCCGCGCTTCGACCTGCTGGCCGGCCTGGAGGACTGA
- a CDS encoding NAD(P)H-binding protein → MSRILVTGATGFIGRRLVPALVEQGHQVRAMTRRPESYDGQGEPVAGNTDERDSLVGPLEGVDVAYYLVHSLDDEDFERRDAAAARNFGSVAAEAGVKQIVYMGGLGDDGDLSAHLRSRREVETLLGEAGVPVTVLRAAIVVGHGGISWEITRQLVKNLPAMVVPRWAATRTQPIALDDVVRYLVGVAGQDLALGRTFEVGGPDQLTYIDMLRVAAEIETGRRVPIIKVPVLTPGLSSHWLALVTDVDVTTGRNLIDSMGIEVVVREQSIREVVPGEPIGYTEAVRRAVADRAAAEA, encoded by the coding sequence ATGAGCCGCATCCTCGTCACCGGCGCCACCGGCTTCATCGGCCGCCGCCTGGTCCCCGCCCTCGTCGAGCAGGGCCACCAGGTGCGCGCCATGACACGACGCCCCGAGTCGTACGACGGCCAGGGCGAGCCGGTCGCCGGCAACACCGACGAGCGCGACTCGCTGGTCGGCCCGCTCGAGGGCGTCGACGTGGCCTACTACCTGGTCCACTCCCTCGACGACGAGGACTTCGAGCGTCGCGACGCCGCGGCGGCCCGCAACTTCGGGTCCGTCGCCGCCGAGGCGGGCGTGAAGCAGATCGTCTACATGGGCGGCCTCGGCGACGACGGCGACCTCTCGGCCCACCTGCGCTCGCGCCGCGAGGTCGAGACCCTGCTCGGCGAGGCCGGCGTGCCGGTCACCGTGCTGCGGGCCGCGATCGTGGTCGGCCACGGCGGCATCTCCTGGGAGATCACGCGCCAGCTGGTCAAGAACCTGCCGGCCATGGTCGTGCCCAGGTGGGCCGCCACCCGCACCCAGCCGATCGCCCTCGACGACGTGGTCCGCTACCTCGTCGGCGTCGCCGGCCAGGACCTCGCGCTCGGGCGGACCTTCGAGGTCGGCGGTCCCGACCAGCTGACCTACATCGACATGCTGCGCGTCGCCGCCGAGATCGAGACCGGCCGGCGGGTGCCGATCATCAAGGTCCCGGTGCTGACCCCCGGCCTGTCCTCGCACTGGCTGGCGCTGGTGACCGACGTCGACGTCACCACCGGGCGCAACCTGATCGACTCGATGGGCATCGAGGTCGTGGTGCGCGAGCAGTCGATCCGCGAGGTGGTCCCGGGCGAGCCGATCGGCTACACCGAGGCCGTGCGCCGCGCGGTCGCCGACCGCGCCGCCGCCGAGGCCTGA
- a CDS encoding nitroreductase family deazaflavin-dependent oxidoreductase, with amino-acid sequence MAITGEYVPSKAQWVRDQVEEFEASDGQRANTLPGTDDPIVVITNLGAKSGLVRKTPLMRVERDGTYVAIASKGGAPEHPEWFHNFVAHPEVDLQDGSVKKSYRAEIVEGAEREDLWQLAVDTWSTYASYQEKTDRQIPVFKLTPID; translated from the coding sequence ATGGCGATCACCGGCGAGTACGTCCCCAGCAAGGCCCAGTGGGTCCGCGACCAGGTCGAGGAGTTCGAGGCCTCCGACGGGCAGCGGGCCAACACCCTGCCCGGCACCGACGACCCGATCGTGGTGATCACGAACCTCGGGGCGAAGTCGGGCCTGGTCCGCAAGACGCCCCTGATGCGGGTCGAGCGCGACGGCACCTACGTCGCGATCGCCTCCAAGGGCGGCGCCCCGGAGCACCCCGAGTGGTTCCACAACTTCGTGGCCCACCCCGAGGTCGACCTCCAGGACGGGTCGGTGAAGAAGAGCTACCGCGCCGAGATCGTCGAGGGCGCCGAGCGCGAGGACCTGTGGCAGCTCGCGGTCGACACCTGGTCGACGTACGCGTCGTACCAGGAGAAGACGGACCGCCAGATTCCCGTCTTCAAGCTGACGCCGATCGACTGA
- a CDS encoding VIT1/CCC1 transporter family protein, whose amino-acid sequence MSTPVASGAPSPSDLPEPGQHADEPHGEGLNSRLNALRAAVLGANDGIVSVAGLVMGVAGATTDRHTIAVAGVAGLVSGALSMAAGEYVSVSTQRDTEKALVAKETRELREEPEDELAELIELYRGKGLDDDLARQVAVQLTEKDALRAHLDIELGIDPDELTNPWHAAWASMLAFTAGALLPLLTILVFAPGLRVVVTVAAVALALAGAGYLSARAGDSPVRPAITRVVAGGLLAMAVTYVIGALIGTGMA is encoded by the coding sequence ATGAGCACCCCCGTCGCCTCCGGCGCCCCCTCGCCGTCCGACCTTCCCGAGCCGGGTCAGCACGCCGACGAGCCCCACGGCGAGGGCCTCAACAGCCGCCTCAACGCGCTGCGCGCCGCGGTGCTGGGGGCCAACGACGGCATCGTCTCGGTCGCGGGCCTGGTGATGGGCGTCGCGGGCGCGACGACCGACCGGCACACGATCGCGGTGGCCGGCGTCGCCGGGCTGGTCTCGGGGGCGCTGAGCATGGCTGCCGGGGAGTACGTCTCGGTCAGCACCCAGCGCGACACCGAGAAGGCCCTGGTCGCCAAGGAGACCCGCGAGCTGCGCGAGGAGCCCGAGGACGAGCTGGCCGAGCTGATCGAGCTCTACCGGGGCAAGGGCCTCGACGACGACCTGGCCCGCCAGGTCGCGGTGCAGCTGACCGAGAAGGACGCGCTGCGGGCCCACCTCGACATCGAGCTCGGCATCGACCCCGACGAGCTGACCAACCCCTGGCACGCCGCCTGGGCCTCGATGCTCGCCTTCACGGCGGGCGCGCTGCTGCCGCTGCTGACCATCCTGGTCTTCGCGCCCGGGCTGCGCGTGGTCGTGACGGTGGCGGCCGTGGCGCTCGCGCTGGCCGGTGCGGGCTACCTCTCCGCGCGGGCCGGCGACTCGCCGGTGCGGCCGGCGATCACCCGGGTGGTGGCGGGCGGGCTGCTGGCGATGGCGGTGACCTACGTCATCGGGGCGCTCATCGGCACCGGGATGGCCTGA
- a CDS encoding NAD(P) transhydrogenase subunit alpha, whose translation MNDAVVWLTIFVLSVFVGIEVIAKVSSTLHTPLMSGANAIHGIILLGAILVTGSTDSTVALVVGLVAIVLAAVNMVGGFVVTDRMLQMFTRRKRVPAAPTDASGPTGGTR comes from the coding sequence GTGAACGACGCCGTCGTCTGGCTCACGATCTTCGTGCTGAGCGTGTTCGTGGGCATCGAGGTGATCGCCAAGGTCTCCTCGACGCTGCACACCCCGCTGATGTCGGGCGCCAACGCCATCCACGGGATCATCCTGCTGGGGGCCATCCTGGTGACCGGCTCGACCGACAGCACCGTCGCCCTGGTCGTCGGGCTGGTGGCGATCGTGCTCGCGGCCGTCAACATGGTCGGCGGCTTCGTGGTCACCGACCGGATGCTGCAGATGTTCACCCGGCGCAAGCGGGTCCCGGCCGCCCCGACCGACGCCTCCGGCCCGACGGGGGGCACCCGGTGA
- a CDS encoding 1,4-dihydroxy-2-naphthoyl-CoA synthase, which yields MSAIEGVSEIFDPELWDAVPGFEDLTDLTYHRARAHGTVRVAFDRPDVLNAFRPHTVDELLRVLEHARTTSDVGCVLLTGNGPGERHGKWAFCTGGDQRIRGRAGYQYEDGTAGATSDARTPADQARLGRLHILEVQRLIRFMPKVVICVVPGWTAGGGHSLHVVCDLTLASAEEARFKQTDADVGSFDGGFGSAYLARQVGQKIAREIFFLGQEYDAAEGVRMGTVNRAVPHTELELAALEWGRLVNGKSPTAQRMLKYSFNAIDDGLVGQQLFAGETTRLAYMTDEAAEGRDQFLEKREPDWSPFPWYY from the coding sequence ATGAGTGCGATCGAGGGCGTCAGCGAGATCTTCGACCCGGAGCTGTGGGACGCCGTCCCCGGCTTCGAGGACCTGACCGACCTGACCTACCACCGGGCCCGTGCCCACGGCACGGTGCGCGTCGCCTTCGACCGGCCAGACGTGCTCAACGCGTTCCGGCCCCACACCGTCGACGAGCTGCTCCGCGTCCTGGAGCACGCCCGCACGACCAGCGACGTCGGCTGCGTGCTGCTCACGGGCAACGGGCCGGGCGAGCGCCACGGCAAGTGGGCCTTCTGCACGGGCGGCGACCAGCGGATCCGGGGCCGGGCGGGCTACCAGTACGAGGACGGCACGGCCGGCGCGACCAGCGACGCCCGCACCCCCGCCGACCAGGCCCGGCTCGGGCGGCTGCACATCCTCGAGGTGCAGCGGCTGATCCGCTTCATGCCCAAGGTCGTCATCTGCGTGGTCCCCGGCTGGACGGCCGGTGGCGGCCACTCCCTGCACGTGGTGTGCGACCTGACCCTCGCCAGCGCCGAGGAGGCGCGCTTCAAGCAGACCGACGCCGACGTCGGCAGCTTCGACGGCGGGTTCGGGTCGGCGTACCTCGCGCGCCAGGTGGGCCAGAAGATCGCCCGCGAGATCTTCTTCCTCGGCCAGGAGTACGACGCCGCCGAGGGCGTCCGGATGGGCACGGTCAACCGCGCCGTCCCCCACACCGAGCTGGAGCTGGCGGCCCTGGAGTGGGGCCGGCTGGTCAACGGCAAGAGCCCCACCGCGCAGCGGATGCTGAAGTACTCCTTCAACGCCATCGACGACGGCCTGGTCGGCCAGCAGCTCTTCGCCGGCGAGACCACCCGGCTGGCGTACATGACCGACGAGGCCGCCGAGGGCCGCGACCAGTTCCTCGAGAAGCGCGAGCCCGACTGGTCGCCCTTCCCCTGGTACTACTGA
- a CDS encoding NAD(P) transhydrogenase subunit alpha, which yields MRIAVVQESRPGETRVALVPDLVAKLTGLGYEVGVEPGAGAQAGFADEEYAEAGAALVDGLLPGADVVVSVNPLAPDRLRQLRSGAATVSFLPVAASHDLVGDLRDLGVTSFAMELVPRISRAQSMDALSSQALVSGYRGAVVAAGLLRRFFPLNMTAAGTVQPAQVVVLGAGVAGLQAIATCKRLGAVVQAYDVRAAAAEEIRSVGAKAIDLQLETLEGTGGYAREMTEDRATQQKQALAPYIAAADALITTAAVPGRRAPLLVTREMVEAMPPGSVVVDLAAETGGNVEGSVPGKVVRIGHAQVWGGDNVPSQMPGPASRLYATNVVNLLTLMTHEGAFAPDLDDEVVAGACVTHQGRILHEPTREAIEGPAPAPDVDVAPAPVRDEHLADGPPVAQPSHDPEEQQ from the coding sequence GTGAGGATCGCCGTCGTACAGGAGTCCAGGCCGGGGGAGACCCGCGTCGCCCTGGTGCCCGACCTCGTCGCGAAGCTGACGGGGCTCGGCTACGAGGTCGGGGTCGAGCCGGGCGCCGGCGCCCAGGCCGGCTTCGCCGACGAGGAGTACGCCGAGGCGGGGGCCGCCCTCGTCGACGGCCTGCTCCCGGGGGCCGACGTGGTGGTGAGCGTCAACCCGCTCGCGCCCGACCGGCTCCGCCAGCTGCGCAGCGGCGCGGCGACCGTGTCGTTCCTGCCCGTGGCCGCCTCCCACGACCTCGTCGGCGACCTGCGCGACCTCGGGGTCACCTCCTTCGCCATGGAGCTGGTGCCGCGGATCTCGCGGGCCCAGTCGATGGACGCGCTGTCCTCCCAGGCCCTGGTCTCGGGCTACCGCGGCGCGGTCGTGGCCGCCGGGCTGCTGCGCCGGTTCTTCCCGCTCAACATGACCGCCGCCGGCACCGTCCAGCCCGCCCAGGTCGTGGTCCTGGGCGCGGGGGTCGCGGGCCTCCAGGCGATCGCGACCTGCAAGCGCCTCGGCGCCGTGGTCCAGGCCTACGACGTGCGTGCCGCCGCCGCGGAGGAGATCCGCTCGGTCGGCGCCAAGGCCATCGACCTGCAGCTGGAGACGCTCGAGGGCACCGGCGGCTACGCCCGCGAGATGACCGAGGACCGCGCCACCCAGCAGAAGCAGGCCCTGGCGCCCTACATCGCGGCGGCCGACGCGCTCATCACCACCGCCGCCGTGCCCGGCCGCCGGGCGCCGCTGCTGGTCACCCGCGAGATGGTCGAGGCGATGCCGCCCGGCTCCGTCGTGGTCGACCTCGCCGCCGAGACCGGCGGCAACGTCGAGGGGTCGGTGCCCGGCAAGGTCGTGCGCATCGGCCACGCCCAGGTCTGGGGCGGCGACAACGTCCCCTCCCAGATGCCCGGGCCCGCCTCGCGGCTCTACGCCACCAACGTGGTCAACCTGCTGACCCTGATGACCCACGAGGGCGCCTTCGCCCCCGACCTGGACGACGAGGTCGTGGCCGGCGCCTGCGTGACCCACCAGGGCCGGATCCTGCACGAGCCGACCCGCGAGGCGATCGAGGGACCGGCGCCGGCGCCCGACGTCGACGTCGCCCCGGCCCCGGTCCGCGACGAGCACCTGGCCGACGGGCCCCCGGTCGCCCAGCCCTCCCACGACCCCGAGGAGCAGCAGTGA
- a CDS encoding NAD(P)(+) transhydrogenase (Re/Si-specific) subunit beta gives MSATPVWVQLVYLACAVCFILALKGLSGPRTARTGNLVGAGAAVVACVVPFLYLDLRHVPLILGAVLIGSVGGVVGARRVQMTQMPQMVALFNGVGGGAAALVALLELHEILAVPGGGDLVEWFVLLATAFTVFVGSVSFAGSVVTFAKLQELMTSAPVVFPGLALAFGVSLVAGVGLATQLTISPLLWVGIVLALVGLVFGTLLVLPVGGADVPIVISLLNAFTGLTVAAGGYVLDNVVLLVAGTLVGASGTFLTLLMARAMGRSVANILFGALKGGSTLGSGVASDRPVRSAGPEDVAIMLAYAERVIIVPGYGLAVAQAQHTLRELVDVLAGRGVEIDYAIHPVAGRMPGHMNVLLAEAQVPYEQLKEMDEINGDFKDADVVLVVGANDVVNPAAKTTPGAPIYGMPILNADEARQVVFMKRSMRPGFAGIENELLFEDNTTLLFGDAKDSMSKLLNAVKAL, from the coding sequence GTGAGCGCCACCCCGGTCTGGGTGCAGCTGGTCTACCTGGCCTGCGCCGTCTGCTTCATCCTCGCCCTCAAGGGCCTCTCGGGGCCGCGCACCGCCCGCACGGGCAACCTGGTGGGCGCCGGCGCCGCGGTGGTCGCCTGCGTCGTCCCCTTCCTCTACCTCGACCTGCGCCACGTGCCGCTCATCCTGGGCGCCGTGCTGATCGGCTCCGTGGGCGGCGTCGTCGGCGCCCGCCGGGTGCAGATGACCCAGATGCCGCAGATGGTGGCGCTGTTCAACGGCGTCGGCGGCGGCGCTGCCGCCCTGGTGGCGCTGCTCGAGCTCCACGAGATCCTGGCCGTCCCCGGCGGCGGCGACCTGGTCGAGTGGTTCGTGCTGCTCGCCACGGCGTTCACCGTCTTCGTCGGCTCGGTCTCCTTCGCGGGCTCGGTCGTCACCTTCGCCAAGCTCCAGGAGCTGATGACCTCGGCGCCGGTGGTCTTCCCCGGGCTCGCCCTGGCCTTCGGCGTCTCGCTGGTCGCCGGCGTCGGGCTGGCCACCCAGCTCACGATCAGCCCGCTGCTGTGGGTCGGCATCGTGCTGGCGCTGGTCGGACTGGTCTTCGGCACCCTGCTGGTGCTGCCGGTCGGCGGCGCGGACGTGCCGATCGTGATCTCGCTGCTCAACGCCTTCACCGGCCTCACGGTCGCGGCCGGGGGCTACGTCCTCGACAACGTCGTGCTGCTCGTCGCCGGCACCCTGGTCGGGGCCTCGGGCACCTTCCTCACGCTGCTCATGGCCCGGGCGATGGGCCGCTCGGTGGCCAACATCCTCTTCGGGGCGCTCAAGGGCGGCTCGACGCTGGGCAGCGGCGTGGCGTCCGACCGGCCGGTCCGCTCGGCCGGCCCGGAGGACGTCGCGATCATGCTGGCGTACGCCGAGCGCGTCATCATCGTGCCGGGCTACGGCCTCGCGGTCGCCCAGGCCCAGCACACCCTGCGCGAGCTGGTCGACGTGCTCGCCGGCCGCGGGGTCGAGATCGACTACGCCATCCACCCCGTCGCCGGCCGGATGCCCGGCCACATGAACGTCCTGCTCGCCGAGGCCCAGGTGCCCTACGAGCAGCTCAAGGAGATGGACGAGATCAACGGCGACTTCAAGGACGCCGACGTCGTCCTGGTGGTCGGTGCCAACGACGTCGTCAACCCGGCGGCCAAGACGACGCCCGGCGCGCCGATCTACGGCATGCCGATCCTCAACGCCGACGAGGCCCGCCAGGTGGTGTTCATGAAGCGCTCGATGCGGCCCGGCTTCGCCGGCATCGAGAACGAGCTGCTCTTCGAGGACAACACCACGCTGCTCTTCGGCGACGCCAAGGACTCGATGTCCAAGCTCCTCAACGCCGTCAAGGCCCTGTAG
- a CDS encoding sensor histidine kinase: MALLALAALAGVPDPAGESALPTIWPAGGLLAGLLLTSPRQARPWLLLVSGLLVALAHLLIGFSPAATLGLTLTYLVAAWVVRRSLVAGRSERVALRDQGDVSRLIGAVAAGSLVAGLGSAATVALTGLGNPWLALAPGFGAHAAALMVLLPLFLPVPHFAPVSGPRERVVQALLTVGTTLAIFTATDIPPVVFAVMPMFAWYAFRGTLREATLLLTLVSAVGVGVTALDTGPIWGLGQRYDLPPELVHGVLQLFVVDCALILLPLSVMLTQQRMSAALVSAERETLRRLVDAARGTAIIATGPDGQITVFNPGAEEMLGHRAADVLGGTPDLFLPESELRRHSAELGTLATFASICNASTARDDDQARLWHCRRSDGQERTLRMTLSAVSDENGALSGYLATAEDVTEREEARLALEISLARERDALERGAELERVKGNFVATVSHELRTPVTSIVGYTEVLEDGLIGPLSHDQLAVVAKIDRNGRRMQNLVEDLLTLSEIESSRLTIRLEAVDVGAVVRRALASLDEVVAGRQLSVEVSLPEEPLVQAVDPRHLERMVTGLVSNAVKFTPDGGAVEVLLTGWSSGCEVVVRDTGIGIEPTEQAGVFERFARGRRATEDEAQGTGLGLTIIRAIVALHGGEVTIDSEVDRGTTVTVLLPRSDSSAAPGTAHAPGLAVLDGGDDAPGPHAGRWLEPA, encoded by the coding sequence ATGGCGTTGCTCGCCCTCGCGGCTCTCGCGGGGGTGCCCGACCCGGCCGGCGAGAGCGCCCTGCCGACCATCTGGCCCGCGGGCGGCCTGCTCGCCGGGCTGCTGCTGACCTCGCCCCGCCAGGCCCGCCCCTGGCTGCTGCTCGTCAGCGGGTTGCTGGTCGCGCTGGCGCACCTGCTGATCGGGTTCTCCCCGGCTGCCACCCTCGGGCTCACCCTGACCTACCTGGTGGCCGCCTGGGTCGTGCGGCGCTCGCTGGTCGCCGGCCGCTCCGAACGGGTCGCGCTGCGCGACCAGGGAGACGTCTCCCGGCTCATCGGGGCCGTCGCCGCGGGCAGCCTGGTCGCCGGCCTCGGCAGTGCGGCGACCGTCGCGCTCACCGGTCTGGGCAACCCCTGGCTGGCGCTCGCCCCGGGCTTCGGCGCGCACGCCGCGGCCCTGATGGTGCTGCTGCCGCTGTTCCTGCCGGTGCCGCACTTCGCCCCGGTGTCCGGGCCGCGCGAGCGGGTCGTGCAGGCCCTGCTGACCGTCGGCACCACGCTGGCGATCTTCACCGCCACCGACATCCCGCCCGTCGTGTTCGCCGTGATGCCGATGTTCGCCTGGTACGCCTTCCGCGGCACCCTGCGGGAGGCGACGCTGCTGCTCACCCTGGTCTCGGCCGTCGGCGTGGGGGTCACTGCCCTCGACACCGGCCCGATCTGGGGCCTGGGCCAGCGCTACGACCTGCCCCCGGAGCTGGTGCACGGCGTGCTCCAGCTGTTCGTCGTCGACTGCGCGCTGATCCTGCTGCCCCTGTCGGTGATGCTGACCCAGCAGCGGATGTCGGCGGCCCTGGTCTCCGCCGAGCGCGAGACGCTGCGCCGCCTGGTCGACGCCGCCCGCGGTACCGCGATCATCGCGACCGGTCCCGACGGCCAGATCACCGTGTTCAACCCCGGCGCCGAGGAGATGCTGGGCCACCGGGCCGCCGACGTGCTCGGCGGCACCCCCGACCTGTTCCTGCCCGAGTCGGAGCTGCGGCGCCACTCCGCCGAGCTCGGCACCCTGGCCACCTTCGCGAGCATCTGCAACGCCTCGACGGCCCGCGACGACGACCAGGCCCGGCTGTGGCACTGCCGGCGCAGCGACGGCCAGGAGCGCACCCTGCGGATGACGCTCTCGGCCGTGAGCGACGAGAACGGCGCGCTCTCGGGCTACCTGGCGACCGCCGAGGACGTCACCGAGCGCGAAGAGGCCCGGCTCGCGCTGGAGATCTCGCTCGCTCGCGAGCGCGACGCCCTCGAGAGGGGCGCCGAGCTCGAGCGGGTCAAGGGCAACTTCGTGGCCACCGTCAGCCACGAGCTCCGCACCCCCGTCACCAGCATCGTGGGCTACACCGAGGTGCTCGAGGACGGCCTCATCGGCCCGCTCAGCCACGACCAGCTCGCCGTGGTCGCCAAGATCGACCGCAACGGCCGCCGGATGCAGAACCTGGTCGAGGACCTGCTGACGCTCTCGGAGATCGAGTCGTCGCGGCTGACGATCCGGCTGGAGGCGGTCGACGTCGGTGCCGTGGTCCGCCGGGCCCTCGCCTCGCTCGACGAGGTCGTGGCCGGGCGCCAGCTCAGCGTCGAGGTCTCGCTGCCGGAGGAGCCGCTGGTGCAGGCCGTCGACCCCCGCCACCTCGAGCGGATGGTGACCGGGCTGGTCTCCAACGCGGTCAAGTTCACCCCCGACGGTGGGGCCGTCGAGGTCCTGCTGACGGGGTGGTCCAGCGGCTGCGAGGTGGTGGTGCGCGACACCGGCATCGGCATCGAGCCGACCGAGCAGGCCGGCGTGTTCGAGCGCTTCGCCCGGGGCCGCCGGGCGACCGAGGACGAGGCCCAGGGCACCGGGCTCGGCCTCACCATCATCCGGGCCATCGTGGCGTTGCACGGCGGCGAGGTCACCATCGACTCCGAGGTCGACCGCGGCACCACGGTGACGGTGCTGCTGCCCCGCAGCGACTCCTCCGCGGCGCCGGGCACGGCGCACGCGCCGGGCCTGGCCGTCCTGGACGGCGGCGACGACGCCCCGGGGCCCCACGCGGGCCGCTGGCTGGAGCCCGCCTGA
- a CDS encoding ACT domain-containing protein — translation MSYLLRVALPDVPGSLGRLASAIGSAGGNIDAIEIVERTADGRAVDDVFLANEQGVMPDSIVSACTSLEGVDVLWISRYGAGSNLTRDLEVVESMTSDPSRAPDTLVDLLPAAFVVDWAARVRREGTAVRVVHRSPAAPTEIPADIHWPRDMERGRRIDVPEHLSELLVAGCALEADELVVIARRGGPEILDSEIARLRHLAALASSITR, via the coding sequence ATGTCGTACCTGCTGCGGGTCGCGCTGCCCGACGTCCCGGGCTCCCTGGGACGCCTGGCGTCGGCGATCGGCTCGGCGGGCGGCAACATCGACGCGATCGAGATCGTCGAGCGCACGGCCGACGGTCGTGCCGTTGACGACGTGTTCCTCGCCAACGAGCAGGGCGTGATGCCCGACAGCATCGTCTCGGCGTGCACCTCGCTGGAGGGCGTCGACGTGCTGTGGATCTCGCGCTACGGCGCGGGCTCCAACCTGACCCGCGACCTCGAGGTCGTCGAGTCGATGACCTCGGACCCCTCCCGGGCCCCCGACACCCTGGTCGACCTGCTCCCGGCGGCCTTCGTCGTGGACTGGGCCGCGCGGGTGCGCCGCGAGGGCACGGCGGTCCGGGTCGTGCACCGCTCGCCCGCGGCCCCGACCGAGATCCCGGCCGACATCCACTGGCCGCGCGACATGGAGCGCGGCCGTCGCATCGACGTGCCCGAGCACCTCAGCGAGCTGTTGGTCGCGGGCTGTGCCCTGGAGGCCGACGAGCTGGTCGTCATCGCCCGGCGCGGCGGCCCCGAGATCCTCGACTCCGAGATCGCCCGGCTGCGCCACCTGGCCGCGCTGGCCTCCTCGATCACCCGCTGA
- a CDS encoding nucleoside deaminase, with product MRDALALASGAAGHGDVPIGAVVLDGDGTVVGRGANLRERDADPTGHAEVVALRDAARARGEWRLDGCTLVVTLEPCTMCAGAAVLARVTRVVFGAYDDRAGAAGSLWDVVRDRRLNHRPEVVGGVLAEESGRLLDEFFAAHRDGGGDRSRPAGGGALGASPHP from the coding sequence ATGCGCGACGCCCTGGCGCTGGCCTCCGGCGCTGCCGGGCACGGCGACGTCCCGATCGGTGCCGTCGTGCTCGACGGGGACGGCACGGTGGTCGGACGCGGCGCCAACCTGCGCGAGCGCGACGCCGACCCGACCGGGCACGCCGAGGTCGTGGCCCTGCGCGACGCGGCCCGCGCCCGCGGGGAGTGGCGGCTCGACGGCTGCACCCTCGTGGTCACCCTCGAGCCCTGCACCATGTGCGCCGGGGCGGCCGTCCTCGCCCGGGTGACCCGCGTCGTCTTCGGGGCCTACGACGACCGGGCGGGCGCCGCGGGATCGCTGTGGGACGTGGTGCGCGACCGCCGTCTCAACCACCGGCCCGAGGTCGTCGGCGGCGTCCTCGCCGAGGAGAGCGGCCGCCTGCTCGACGAGTTCTTCGCCGCCCACCGCGACGGCGGCGGCGATCGGTCCCGGCCCGCAGGGGGCGGGGCCCTCGGCGCGTCGCCGCATCCGTGA